A DNA window from Sporosarcina sp. ANT_H38 contains the following coding sequences:
- a CDS encoding VOC family protein gives MKIIVTSLFVQDQDKALEFYSEKLGFATKHDVPMGKFRWITLVSPDDHDGTELLLEPNDHPAAKEYQKKIFSEGIPATMFGVADIHQEYKRLLENGVKFTMEPTKMGEVTIAVFDDTCGNLIQIIQQ, from the coding sequence ATGAAAATCATTGTTACCAGTTTATTCGTACAAGACCAAGACAAGGCACTGGAGTTTTATTCAGAAAAGCTGGGATTTGCAACAAAGCATGATGTTCCTATGGGGAAATTCAGGTGGATTACGCTTGTTTCTCCCGATGATCATGACGGTACCGAGCTTTTACTCGAACCGAATGACCATCCTGCTGCCAAAGAGTATCAAAAGAAGATATTTTCGGAAGGCATCCCAGCAACAATGTTTGGCGTTGCAGATATTCATCAAGAGTACAAACGATTATTGGAAAACGGCGTGAAGTTTACTATGGAGCCGACAAAAATGGGCGAAGTCACAATAGCTGTCTTCGACGATACATGCGGAAATCTTATTCAGATAATACAGCAGTAA
- a CDS encoding PTS glucose transporter subunit IIA codes for MFKKSLGFMTKTIEEVVISPVKGKVIALSEVPDPVFSTKMMGDGIAVLPAEGEIVSPIDGTVIYVFPTKHAIALKSKNGLEILIHIGLETVSLNGEGFTTYVETGQEVTVGQLLINVDLAFVKERVPSIITPIIITNGELVKSMSISKSSEVVNGKDILLKLELKS; via the coding sequence GTGTTTAAAAAAAGCTTAGGTTTTATGACCAAAACAATAGAAGAAGTTGTTATTTCTCCTGTGAAAGGAAAAGTAATAGCGTTATCGGAGGTTCCAGATCCAGTGTTCTCAACTAAGATGATGGGTGATGGTATTGCTGTCCTTCCGGCAGAAGGGGAAATAGTGTCTCCAATCGACGGAACGGTTATTTATGTCTTTCCAACCAAGCATGCGATTGCATTAAAATCGAAAAATGGGCTTGAGATACTAATTCATATTGGATTAGAAACGGTTAGTTTGAATGGGGAAGGATTTACAACATACGTTGAAACAGGCCAAGAAGTAACAGTTGGTCAGCTACTGATAAATGTCGACCTGGCTTTCGTTAAAGAAAGAGTTCCAAGTATTATAACGCCAATCATCATCACAAATGGGGAACTTGTCAAAAGTATGTCTATTTCTAAATCTAGTGAGGTAGTAAATGGAAAAGATATATTGTTAAAATTGGAGTTAAAGAGTTGA
- a CDS encoding PTS transporter subunit EIIC — protein sequence MKQRIQVFAGSMMIPVILLIIAGIFIGIGAAFANIENVKALHLGWLIKEGNIAHNFFLILNNLGFMVMRFLPVFFAVGLAFGLSKKEKGWAAFGGLVLFLGINTVINTMLNINNLTPETTTIEALMQTGYTELDAQNFNSLFGHVLGIYSYNMGIFSGLIAGIITSFIHNKYYQKQLPNALSFFAGPRYVQIVIAIATIPVGILLYYVWPYIGLGLASFSDFITTSGLIGTFVFGAADRALLPIGIHHLIAFPIEYTKVGGTMLVDGTLYEGVRNIMLAQMGSPTESEYIVRNFTTGRILFHFGGLPGAALAIYYTAKPENRKKVASILVPAITTAVLIGVTEPIEYTFLFVQPLLYFLIHVPLSGLSYVLTEALNVSITGVAVRDMFPNLLQPDKVHAIALLFLIPAYFATYFFSFRWAILKFNMNTPGREEKDDNIKLYSKKDYIQQKESGVNDQISGIIQSLGGGVNIKNITNCATRLRVEVMNVSKVDNDDKWVNELGAKGVVRNGNFLQIIYGTHVITLASQVKDELGME from the coding sequence ATGAAGCAAAGAATTCAAGTGTTCGCAGGTTCAATGATGATTCCAGTTATTCTACTAATAATTGCTGGTATTTTTATTGGTATTGGAGCTGCTTTTGCAAACATCGAGAATGTTAAAGCTCTTCATTTAGGTTGGTTAATTAAAGAAGGTAATATTGCTCATAATTTCTTTTTAATCCTTAATAACTTAGGTTTTATGGTTATGAGGTTTTTACCTGTATTTTTTGCTGTAGGTCTTGCATTTGGTTTATCAAAAAAAGAAAAAGGATGGGCAGCATTCGGTGGGCTTGTACTTTTTCTAGGAATAAATACAGTAATTAATACAATGTTAAACATAAACAATCTAACACCTGAAACCACTACGATTGAAGCTTTGATGCAAACTGGTTACACAGAACTGGATGCGCAAAATTTCAATTCACTCTTTGGTCACGTGCTTGGTATCTATAGTTATAATATGGGTATCTTCTCAGGGCTTATTGCAGGTATTATTACGAGTTTTATCCATAATAAATATTATCAGAAACAATTACCAAATGCTCTTTCTTTCTTTGCAGGTCCTAGATACGTCCAAATTGTTATTGCTATCGCAACAATTCCTGTAGGTATCTTACTTTATTATGTATGGCCTTACATTGGACTTGGATTGGCTAGTTTTAGTGACTTTATTACTACAAGTGGTTTAATTGGAACATTTGTGTTTGGTGCAGCAGATCGTGCATTATTACCAATCGGAATTCATCATTTAATTGCTTTTCCAATCGAGTATACAAAAGTTGGCGGCACAATGCTGGTGGACGGAACATTGTATGAAGGTGTCCGTAATATTATGTTAGCTCAAATGGGATCACCTACTGAATCAGAGTACATTGTAAGGAACTTTACAACGGGGAGAATCTTATTTCATTTTGGTGGTTTGCCTGGTGCAGCTCTTGCAATATATTATACAGCAAAACCAGAAAATCGGAAAAAGGTTGCAAGTATACTAGTTCCGGCGATAACGACGGCAGTTTTGATTGGAGTTACAGAACCAATTGAGTATACTTTCTTATTTGTACAGCCTTTATTGTACTTCTTAATTCATGTACCTTTATCTGGACTATCGTATGTATTAACTGAGGCGCTAAATGTATCAATTACTGGAGTGGCTGTTCGTGATATGTTCCCAAACCTATTGCAACCTGATAAAGTTCATGCTATAGCGTTATTATTTCTGATCCCTGCCTATTTTGCAACCTATTTTTTCAGTTTCCGTTGGGCTATTCTGAAATTTAATATGAACACCCCTGGCCGGGAAGAAAAAGACGACAATATCAAACTTTACTCAAAAAAAGATTATATTCAACAAAAAGAATCAGGAGTAAACGATCAGATTTCTGGGATCATTCAATCTCTGGGTGGCGGAGTTAACATTAAGAACATAACTAATTGCGCAACAAGATTGCGCGTTGAAGTTATGAATGTAAGCAAAGTTGATAACGATGACAAATGGGTCAATGAACTTGGTGCAAAGGGAGTTGTACGGAACGGAAACTTCCTGCAAATTATATATGGAACACACGTGATAACCTTGGCTAGTCAGGTAAAAGATGAATTAGGGATGGAATAG